A single region of the Anaerolineales bacterium genome encodes:
- a CDS encoding LamG domain-containing protein: MAHRLLSLQPAAPNFTRRLLNAYPAALIGAWVLDEGAGAAVAVDASGNGYNGTYTGVAAGADRAPDGRPAPRFGGEGAVIVPDDAALTPAAFTLAFWLRLAAHAPYGGIIGKNEASWSEAGYAFAFAGGYLGWLNSYTESGVSRLDPALNRWQHWALSYDGEFVRLYRGGVLAAVRAYSTPITPAAVPLTFGRTPGAADMRGSLARVGLWGAALTAAQIAALAADAL, encoded by the coding sequence ATGGCACACCGCTTGCTCAGCCTTCAACCCGCCGCGCCGAACTTCACCCGCCGCCTGCTGAACGCCTACCCCGCCGCCCTGATCGGCGCATGGGTGCTGGACGAAGGGGCGGGGGCGGCGGTGGCGGTGGATGCCTCTGGGAACGGCTACAACGGGACGTATACGGGCGTGGCGGCGGGGGCAGACCGCGCCCCTGATGGACGCCCCGCCCCGCGTTTTGGGGGCGAGGGGGCGGTGATCGTCCCCGACGATGCGGCGCTGACCCCGGCGGCATTCACACTGGCGTTTTGGCTGCGCCTTGCCGCCCACGCGCCATATGGGGGAATCATCGGGAAAAATGAGGCGTCGTGGTCAGAGGCGGGCTATGCCTTTGCCTTTGCCGGTGGCTACCTCGGTTGGCTGAACAGTTACACCGAAAGCGGGGTTAGCCGCCTTGACCCCGCCCTGAACCGCTGGCAACACTGGGCGCTGAGCTACGATGGCGAGTTCGTGCGGCTGTATCGCGGCGGGGTGTTGGCTGCGGTGCGGGCATACAGCACGCCGATCACGCCCGCCGCCGTACCGCTGACCTTTGGGCGGACACCGGGCGCGGCGGATATGCGCGGGTCGCTCGCCCGTGTTGGCTTGTGGGGGGCGGCGCTGACGGCGGCGCAGATCGCAGCGCTGGCGGCGGATGCCCTGTAG
- a CDS encoding ABC transporter substrate-binding protein → MKKSLQQIASVLIIVLALTVSAVGITRAEPAPQGGAPLVIGVIGTADSSLALGVSLAVETANATGKVRFAVAAGAATTPDEVRQVVDAFKNIGVVAIFGPDNSALAAAASDALNSAGVPVFTGATGVDSPRGGLIFHTRAEDTLKLRALVEVLVRDRAQTRIAVYQESAAQAPLVQIVTDALASFGVPALLLNGEGADGTLLSPTDAAAQLLGSGAGAVVSLANSQTSALVFRALRDAGFGGVFALANGDDNAFLEGIPFGGRRGILTAIDWTPILDTPTSASFLKTYVTLFGKLPDGRAAAAFDGATLLANAVLEGATTAADIRAKLITVGTVSGVQGGLIPAREGGRINENVIVGEANVYGALRPVAIFDGRTRVDFSGQATAVPTTPPTAVPTVATETPTPTFTLTFTPSPTFTPTPTLPPTFTLVPSPTLDGVFATVRSSTLNVRQGPGQNYPILGQLNRNEQVQLLGANADFSWFAILFRQQPAWISGASQFISIAGDVRTLPLIAPPPTPTVPPTVTPTPKADIVMVNAFLTPAVPLPGQPFTLTVTLANQGGINAGQFAVAASMRPGEVFGSAIVPGLAAGQQTQAIINYTLGGTGVETIAIVLDLNREVDEGDLGEQNNSPSFTYKIDRGFNVTQATAQLAPGSSIDLFGGTQDLTFDPTSNLVPINGSVVGALSGVQVAQVHYDYLSPAVVNNVVGIAQGNLLQGLVIGVYTAEGQRAYIRVAGYNGANILLDIWVYTP, encoded by the coding sequence ATGAAAAAATCCTTGCAGCAGATCGCCTCTGTGCTGATCATCGTCTTGGCGCTCACGGTCAGCGCCGTTGGCATCACCCGCGCCGAACCCGCCCCACAAGGCGGAGCGCCGCTTGTGATTGGCGTCATTGGTACCGCCGATAGCTCGCTTGCCCTCGGTGTTTCGTTGGCGGTGGAGACGGCAAACGCCACTGGCAAAGTCCGTTTTGCGGTGGCGGCAGGGGCGGCAACAACGCCTGATGAAGTTCGCCAAGTGGTTGACGCCTTCAAAAACATTGGGGTGGTCGCTATTTTTGGACCGGATAACAGCGCCCTTGCCGCTGCCGCCAGTGATGCGCTGAACAGCGCGGGCGTCCCCGTCTTTACGGGTGCAACAGGCGTTGATTCCCCTCGCGGCGGGCTGATCTTCCATACCCGCGCGGAAGATACGCTCAAACTGCGGGCGCTGGTTGAGGTCTTGGTGCGGGATCGCGCCCAAACGCGGATCGCCGTATATCAGGAAAGCGCCGCCCAAGCGCCCCTCGTCCAGATTGTCACGGACGCGCTGGCGTCCTTCGGCGTTCCGGCGCTGCTGCTGAACGGCGAAGGCGCTGATGGAACGCTGCTTTCGCCAACGGATGCCGCCGCTCAACTCTTGGGCAGTGGGGCGGGGGCGGTGGTTAGCCTTGCCAATTCGCAGACGAGTGCGCTCGTCTTTCGCGCCCTGCGCGATGCCGGCTTTGGCGGGGTGTTTGCTCTTGCCAATGGCGATGACAACGCCTTTTTAGAGGGGATTCCCTTCGGCGGGCGGCGGGGAATCCTCACCGCCATTGATTGGACGCCCATCCTTGATACCCCCACCAGCGCCAGCTTTCTAAAGACGTATGTCACCCTGTTTGGCAAACTTCCCGATGGGCGTGCCGCCGCCGCCTTTGACGGCGCGACACTGCTTGCCAACGCCGTCCTAGAGGGGGCGACCACCGCCGCCGATATTCGCGCCAAGCTGATCACCGTCGGGACGGTGAGTGGCGTGCAGGGGGGACTGATCCCCGCCCGCGAAGGGGGACGGATCAACGAGAATGTCATTGTGGGTGAGGCAAATGTGTACGGCGCACTCCGCCCCGTCGCTATTTTTGATGGGCGGACGCGGGTCGATTTTAGCGGGCAAGCAACGGCAGTCCCCACAACGCCGCCCACCGCCGTACCAACCGTCGCTACCGAAACGCCAACGCCCACCTTCACCCTGACCTTCACCCCCTCCCCGACGTTCACTCCGACGCCGACGCTCCCGCCGACATTTACGCTTGTCCCCTCGCCCACGCTGGATGGCGTCTTTGCCACCGTTCGTTCTAGCACGTTGAATGTGCGGCAGGGTCCGGGGCAAAATTACCCGATCCTCGGTCAGTTGAACCGCAATGAGCAAGTGCAACTCCTCGGCGCGAATGCCGATTTCAGTTGGTTTGCTATTCTGTTCCGCCAACAGCCGGCGTGGATCAGCGGGGCAAGCCAGTTCATCAGCATCGCCGGCGATGTGCGCACGCTGCCGCTCATTGCGCCGCCGCCGACGCCCACCGTGCCGCCAACAGTCACCCCCACGCCCAAAGCGGATATTGTCATGGTGAACGCCTTCCTGACGCCCGCCGTGCCGCTGCCCGGACAGCCCTTCACCCTGACGGTGACGCTCGCCAATCAGGGCGGGATCAACGCCGGACAGTTTGCGGTGGCAGCCTCCATGCGCCCCGGCGAGGTATTCGGCTCGGCAATTGTGCCGGGGCTGGCAGCCGGACAGCAAACACAGGCGATCATCAACTACACCCTCGGCGGGACGGGCGTGGAGACGATTGCTATCGTCCTTGACCTGAACCGCGAGGTGGATGAAGGTGATCTCGGTGAGCAGAACAACAGCCCGTCCTTCACCTATAAGATTGATCGCGGCTTCAATGTGACCCAAGCAACGGCGCAGCTTGCCCCCGGCAGCAGCATCGATCTCTTTGGGGGGACTCAAGACCTGACCTTTGATCCGACCTCCAACCTTGTGCCGATCAACGGCTCGGTGGTTGGGGCGCTCTCCGGCGTACAGGTAGCGCAGGTCCACTATGACTACCTCTCGCCCGCCGTCGTCAACAATGTTGTGGGCATTGCGCAGGGAAATCTGCTGCAAGGCTTGGTTATTGGCGTCTACACGGCGGAAGGTCAGCGTGCCTATATCCGTGTGGCGGGCTACAACGGGGCGAACATTCTCCTCGACATTTGGGTGTACACACCGTAG
- a CDS encoding P22 coat protein - protein 5 domain protein: protein MSVYNLIPSVWTARLLANLHTAHVFGQAGVVNRDYEGDIRQKGDSVRINAIGAITIEDYIRDDQLGEPETLEDAQTVLEIDQAKYFHFQIDDVDRLQSSPDAMDEAMKEAAYALADSADRYIAGLYTDAAEGNTIGSTTTPKTDLGTAGRAYEYLVDLDTMLTEANVPRPGRWVVVPPWYYALLRKDERFIRSGTALGDQALRNGQIGMAAGLSVMESNNAPNPAGSVYKIIAGYGGAITFAEQIVQFEAYRPEKRFADAVKGLHLYGAKLVRPMGIAVLSAQRA, encoded by the coding sequence ATGAGCGTTTATAACTTGATTCCCTCGGTGTGGACGGCGCGGCTGCTGGCAAACCTGCACACGGCGCACGTGTTTGGGCAGGCGGGTGTGGTGAACCGCGATTACGAAGGGGACATTCGGCAAAAGGGCGACAGTGTGCGCATCAACGCTATTGGGGCGATCACCATTGAGGATTACATCCGCGACGACCAGCTTGGCGAACCGGAAACACTGGAGGACGCGCAGACCGTTCTTGAAATTGACCAAGCGAAGTACTTCCACTTTCAGATTGACGACGTGGATCGCCTTCAGAGCAGCCCCGACGCCATGGACGAGGCGATGAAGGAAGCCGCCTATGCCCTTGCCGATAGCGCGGATCGTTACATTGCCGGACTCTACACGGATGCGGCGGAGGGGAACACGATTGGCAGCACAACGACCCCCAAAACGGATTTGGGGACGGCAGGACGCGCCTATGAATACCTTGTTGATCTCGATACGATGCTGACCGAGGCAAACGTCCCCCGCCCCGGACGGTGGGTGGTTGTCCCCCCCTGGTATTACGCCCTGCTGCGTAAAGACGAACGGTTCATCCGTTCGGGGACGGCGCTTGGCGATCAGGCGCTGCGCAATGGGCAGATCGGGATGGCGGCGGGGCTTTCGGTGATGGAATCGAACAACGCCCCGAATCCGGCTGGCTCGGTCTACAAGATCATCGCCGGCTATGGCGGGGCGATCACCTTTGCCGAACAGATCGTCCAGTTTGAGGCATACCGCCCGGAAAAACGCTTTGCCGACGCGGTGAAAGGGCTGCACCTGTATGGGGCAAAGCTCGTCCGCCCGATGGGGATCGCCGTCCTCTCCGCACAGCGGGCGTAG
- a CDS encoding response regulator, giving the protein MWLLVEDDPDIRTVVSLMMMMWGETPLEFPDGGAAWDWLDKVETGTYSGALPDLALMDIKMPGYTGDQVAARIRTVSPLKDIPIILMTAFTKNDAEIEGLKQKAGIDHLMNKPLPDMDVFRDLIYGVRDQKRAKNAAQAQAPSLTPPAASVTNGSTPASPAASAAPPAPTPAPVTPPAPQTEPPASPAASAAPPAPTPPSTPEPPKS; this is encoded by the coding sequence ATGTGGCTGCTTGTTGAGGACGACCCCGATATCCGTACCGTTGTCTCGTTGATGATGATGATGTGGGGCGAAACGCCGCTGGAATTTCCCGATGGCGGCGCGGCGTGGGATTGGCTGGATAAGGTTGAAACCGGCACGTACTCCGGCGCACTGCCTGATCTTGCTCTGATGGATATTAAAATGCCCGGCTACACCGGGGATCAGGTTGCCGCCCGCATCCGCACCGTCTCCCCGCTGAAGGACATTCCGATCATCCTCATGACGGCATTCACCAAAAACGATGCCGAGATCGAAGGGCTGAAGCAGAAGGCGGGCATTGATCATCTGATGAACAAACCCCTTCCCGACATGGACGTTTTCCGCGATCTCATTTACGGTGTCCGCGACCAAAAACGGGCGAAGAATGCCGCCCAAGCGCAAGCACCTAGCCTCACACCGCCAGCCGCCAGTGTGACAAATGGCAGCACCCCCGCGAGTCCGGCTGCCAGTGCCGCGCCGCCCGCGCCAACGCCGGCGCCTGTGACTCCGCCCGCCCCCCAAACAGAGCCGCCCGCGAGTCCGGCTGCCAGCGCCGCGCCGCCCGCGCCAACGCCGCCGTCCACGCCAGAGCCGCCAAAGTCATAA
- the hppD gene encoding 4-hydroxyphenylpyruvate dioxygenase: MSDDFLPIKRIDHVELYVGNAKQAAHFYRTGFGFAHTGYSGLETGNREFASYLMEQGQIRLVLSTSFSPDHAASRFVHLHGDSVAVIAMEVPDAESAYRESTKRGATGAIPPTERADEYGVLRYSAIRCYGDVIIKFVDRQDYQGVFLPGYRAVNAATNGTNGRGAHHHKGIGLAAVDHMVGNVELGAMNRWVQFFAETMGFSQLLHFDDRDISTEYSALMSKVMQNGTGKVKFPINEPAEGKRKSQIQEYLDYHYGPGVQHLALSTGDIIGTVSQLRANGIEFLTVPSAYYEQLTERVGTIDEPIDRLAELGILVDRDEEGYLLQIFTNPVQDRPTVFFEVIERHGSRGFGKGNFKALFEAIEREQEKRGNL; this comes from the coding sequence ATGTCGGACGATTTTTTGCCAATTAAGCGTATTGATCATGTCGAACTCTATGTCGGGAATGCCAAGCAAGCCGCCCATTTTTACCGGACGGGGTTTGGCTTTGCCCACACCGGCTACAGCGGGCTGGAGACGGGCAACCGTGAGTTTGCTTCCTACCTGATGGAACAAGGACAGATTCGCCTTGTCCTTTCCACCTCGTTTTCCCCTGACCATGCGGCGTCACGCTTCGTTCACCTTCATGGGGATTCCGTCGCTGTGATTGCCATGGAAGTCCCCGACGCCGAGAGCGCCTATCGGGAATCGACCAAGCGCGGGGCGACAGGGGCGATTCCCCCCACCGAACGCGCCGATGAGTACGGCGTCCTTCGTTACAGCGCCATCCGCTGCTATGGCGATGTAATCATCAAGTTTGTGGATCGGCAGGATTATCAGGGTGTGTTTCTGCCGGGCTATCGGGCGGTGAACGCCGCCACGAACGGCACGAATGGGCGCGGCGCACACCACCACAAGGGGATCGGACTCGCTGCTGTCGATCACATGGTGGGCAATGTCGAATTGGGGGCGATGAACCGTTGGGTGCAGTTCTTTGCCGAAACGATGGGCTTCTCGCAGTTGCTCCACTTTGATGATCGGGACATCAGCACCGAGTATTCGGCGCTCATGTCAAAGGTGATGCAAAACGGCACCGGGAAAGTGAAATTCCCCATCAACGAACCCGCCGAGGGCAAGCGCAAATCGCAGATTCAAGAATACCTTGATTACCACTATGGACCCGGCGTCCAGCACCTTGCCCTTTCGACGGGCGACATCATCGGCACCGTCTCCCAACTGCGGGCGAACGGGATCGAATTTCTCACCGTCCCCTCTGCCTATTACGAGCAGTTGACCGAGCGCGTCGGGACGATTGATGAGCCGATTGATCGTCTTGCCGAGCTTGGGATTTTGGTGGATCGCGATGAGGAAGGCTATTTACTGCAAATCTTCACGAACCCCGTTCAAGATCGCCCCACCGTCTTTTTCGAGGTAATCGAGCGGCATGGATCGCGGGGCTTTGGCAAAGGGAACTTCAAAGCACTCTTTGAGGCGATTGAGCGCGAACAGGAAAAACGCGGTAATCTCTAA
- a CDS encoding isoamylase early set domain-containing protein — protein MMLKKKFLKSKAKITFELPSGIEGAEDVYLVGDFNNWDERSHPMEKKVDAKKKTTRFTLTLDLDLNREYQYRYLVNGSDWHNDWHADKYVSNPFSGDNSVLVTTPEEGGETE, from the coding sequence ATCATGCTCAAGAAGAAGTTCCTCAAATCGAAAGCCAAAATCACCTTTGAATTGCCGTCGGGCATTGAAGGCGCAGAGGACGTCTATCTTGTTGGCGACTTTAACAACTGGGATGAACGCAGCCACCCGATGGAAAAAAAGGTGGATGCCAAGAAGAAAACAACGCGGTTCACGCTGACGCTCGATCTTGATTTGAACCGTGAATACCAGTATCGCTACCTCGTCAACGGATCGGATTGGCACAACGATTGGCACGCCGACAAGTACGTGTCTAACCCCTTTAGTGGGGATAATTCCGTCCTCGTCACCACCCCCGAAGAAGGGGGCGAAACGGAATAA
- a CDS encoding FkbM family methyltransferase — translation MSTLKTLLPAPLRRRLGAFRKGLEVARFRWETRHLDAFLRDVRGVIHVGAHTGEEADLYAARGLDVIWLEPIPAVFAQLEKNIAPFPRQRAIRALISSADDQPITFHVADNAGSSSSLFEFARHTELYGEVAMGQTLTLQTVTLSTLAQREQIDLSKYDALVMDTQASELLVLQGAAPILDGFRYIKTEAADFELYKGGCQLKDIEAFLSPRGYREIARYLYIEKADVGHCYDVVYRRGT, via the coding sequence ATGTCCACTCTGAAAACCCTTCTTCCCGCGCCGCTGCGCCGCCGTTTGGGAGCGTTCCGCAAAGGCTTAGAGGTCGCCCGCTTCCGGTGGGAGACGCGCCACCTTGATGCCTTCCTCCGTGATGTGCGCGGCGTGATTCATGTCGGGGCGCACACTGGCGAGGAGGCTGACCTCTACGCCGCACGCGGGTTGGATGTGATCTGGCTTGAGCCGATCCCCGCTGTCTTTGCCCAATTGGAAAAAAACATTGCGCCGTTCCCTCGCCAGCGGGCGATCCGCGCCCTCATCAGCAGCGCCGACGACCAGCCAATCACCTTTCATGTTGCCGATAATGCGGGGAGCTCGTCCTCCCTGTTCGAGTTCGCCCGTCACACCGAACTGTATGGCGAGGTCGCTATGGGGCAGACGCTCACCCTTCAGACGGTGACGCTCTCCACGCTGGCGCAGCGCGAACAGATCGACCTCAGCAAGTACGACGCGCTGGTCATGGACACACAGGCATCCGAACTGCTCGTTTTGCAAGGGGCAGCGCCTATCTTGGATGGCTTTCGCTACATCAAAACGGAGGCAGCCGATTTTGAACTTTACAAGGGCGGCTGCCAATTGAAAGATATTGAGGCATTCCTCTCGCCACGTGGCTATAGGGAAATCGCCCGCTACCTGTACATCGAAAAGGCGGACGTCGGGCATTGCTACGATGTCGTCTACCGGCGCGGTACGTAG